A genomic stretch from Erigeron canadensis isolate Cc75 chromosome 9, C_canadensis_v1, whole genome shotgun sequence includes:
- the LOC122582347 gene encoding GATA zinc finger domain-containing protein 4 has protein sequence MDNWRDHHHHYQEVTRTKLNNNNICKKPPLGGSSNWQQGVPSWEKKFCASVGSIPWKKLVELKKFIHLYDNVINWNDSAGKEAFENAKDKFYADMYNLPHNTWLPDPDIYIDNINWDSEVDPNLLLDLESNSVVPDSSSKDEQVIIFGSTFPPSYQSFSTYGWGDSDDDQKKDIDPNTSPEYNGNHWEVEGNRKDVVHNNNNGSNWWGSIENDETAERDQGWGDSRNDYWGWNMYDNNNYFYADVRNEPKVGSGRYASKYKTSRSRKDDNQGSRSRRNNGNGTKSSNYCAPVNPSSHGGVVAHRWSVKK, from the exons atggaTAATTGGAGAGATcaccatcatcattatcaagAAGTTACAAGgacaaaattaaataataataatatctgcAAAAAGCCTCCTTTAG GTGGGAGTTCGAATTGGCAACAAGGCGTCCCTTCATGGGAGAAAAAATTTTGTGCTTCAGTTGGCTCTATACCATGGAAGAAACTTGTGGAGTTAAAGAAATTCATCCATTTATACGACAATGTAATAAATTGGAACGATTCTGCAGGAAAAGAAGCATTCGAAAACGCAAAAGATAAATTCTATGCAGATATGTATAATCTTCCCCATAACACCTGGTTACCGGATCCCGATATATATATCGACAACATAAATTGGGATTCTGAGGTAGACCCAAATCTATTACTCGATTTGGAATCTAATTCAGTGGTCCCCGATTCCAGTTCCAAAGACGAACAAGTAATAATTTTTGGCTCTACCTTCCCTCCCTCCTATCAGAGCTTCTCAACTTACGGATGGGGAGATAGTGATGACGACCAAAAGAAAGATATAGATCCAAACACATCTCCAGAATACAACGGGAATCACTGGGAAGTTGAAGGAAACAGAAAGGATGttgttcataataataataatggtagtAATTGGTGGGGGTCGATTGAAAACGACGAAACAGCCGAAAGAGATCAAGGTTGGGGTGACAGTAGGAATGACTACTGGGGTTGGAATATGTATGATAACAATAACTATTTCTACGCGGATGTTAGAAACGAGCCTAAAGTAGGGAGTGGGAGGTACGCGTCAAAATATAAAACTTCAAGGTCCCGTAAGGATGATAATCAGGGAAGTCGTTCCCGGAGGAACAATGGAAATGGGACGAAATCAAGTAATTATTGTGCACCGGTGAACCCGAGTTCACATGGGGGAGTTGTAGCACATAGATGGAGTGTAAAGAAATGA
- the LOC122581452 gene encoding uncharacterized protein LOC122581452: MYFVDEPMFEDDVFRQRYRMPRRLFLKIVEDITAAFPWFWSSANAAGIKGFSAIQKCTCALRQLAYDNLADNYDEGLSFSTRTARECLDNYCIAIKYLYGEEYLRSPTSHDVARLYQAHEARHHFPGMIGSIDCTHWSWRNCPSGLRGQYHRGDHERPTIILEAVASYDLWFWHAYFGVAGSNNDINVLKQSPLFIPEVNGKSLEYGFTVNGHRYDKGYYLGVGIYPPWSCFLKAYAYPVAKKEKILKKLQESARKDVERAFGLLKNKWNIIERPARMRDKEKITNAMYACVILHNMILKDDGNTISPVYIRDPPKDIRATDPNFLHRLRNEETHYMLRRDITEVVGELDINV; encoded by the coding sequence ATGTACTTTGTGGATGAGCCGATGTTTGAGGACGATGTCTTTCGCCAGAGATATCGTATGCCGAGGaggttgtttttgaaaatcGTGGAAGATATCACTGCAGCATTTCCATGGTTTTGGTCTTCGGCAAATGCGGCGGGAATTAAAGGGTTCTCGGCGATTCAAAAGTGCACGTGCGCGCTACGGCAACTCGCGTACGACAACCTCGCCGACAACTATGATGAGGGGTTGTCATTTTCTACTAGAACGGCTCGTGAGTGTCTAGACAACTATTGCATTGCCATAAAGTATCTTTATGGTGAAGAGTATTTGCGTTCTCCGACTAGCCACGATGTTGCGCGTTTATATCAGGCGCATGAAGCCCGACATCATTTTCCTGGCATGATCGGTAGCATCGACTGTACCCACTGGAGTTGGAGAAATTGTCCATCAGGTTTGCGTGGGCAATACCACCGGGGTGATCATGAACGCCCGACTATCATACTTGAAGCCGTTGCTTCCTATGATTTATGGTTTTGGCATGCGTATTTCGGTGTTGCGGGCTCAAACAATGACATCAACGTTTTGAAGCAATCGCCATTGTTTATCCCCGAAGTGAATGGGAAGTCTCTTGAGTACGGCTTTACCGTAAACGGGCACCGTTACGACAAAGGATACTATCTAGGGGTTGGTATTTACCCACCATGGTCTTGTTTTCTGAAGGCGTATGCATACCCGGTCGCGAAAAAGGAGAAGATATTGAAGAAACTCCAAGAGTCTGCGAGAAAAGATGTTGAACGAGCATTCGGGCTTCTGAAGAACAAGTGGAATATCATCGAACGACCGGCACGGATGAGGGACAAAGAAAAGATCACCAACGCGATGTATGCGTGTGTtattttacataacatgatACTCAAGGACGACGGCAACACGATATCACCGGTGTACATCAGGGATCCTCCTAAGGATATTCGTGCTACCGACCCTAATTTTCTCCATCGCTTACGTAACGAAGAAACGCATTACATGTTACGTCGTGATATTACGGAGGTAGTGGGAGAACTAGATATCAATGTTTAG
- the LOC122582599 gene encoding cytokinin dehydrogenase 6-like — MLIKHTNHLVIEIMIALILGCNFDKNNKMISNKNFAVSTTDIHPHHATITSLSKELTFDGDLEFHNLHYAAKDFGNRYTHLPAAILYPKSVSDISSLINHIFQMGPTSGLTVAPRGHGHSLVGQAQAHQGVIINMESLGKSQQMHFHIDYNKDTKSSFVDVSAGALWIDILHEGLKKHGFAPKSWTDYLHLTVGGTLSNAGISGQAFRHGPQINNVRQLEVVTGTGEIVTCTKEMNSDLFYGVLGGLGQFGIITRAHILLEPAPTMVKWIRVLYLDFTTFTQDQEQLISSGSFDYVEGFVLINRTGLLNNWRSSFKNKDPVQADRFVSEGKTMFCLEIAKYFKHEDADTIDQKVEKLLSKLNYNESTLFISKVSYVEFLDRVHVSELKLQEKGLWDVPHPWLNILVPKSKIHKFASEVFGKILTDTSNGPILIYPVDKSRWNTKTSMVTPNEDVFYLVAFLSSAMPSSRGTDGLDYILSQNKRILEVCETANLETKQYLPHYTTQEEWKKHFGSKWEDFVRRKLTYDPLAILTPGQRIFQKSTSLA; from the exons ATGCTTATAAAACATACTAATCATCTTGTAATCGAAATTATGATAGCCCTCATATTGGGCTGCAATTTCGACAAGAACAATAAAATGATCTCAAACAAAAACTTTGCGGTCTCAACGACAGATATTCATCCACACCATGCAACGATTACTTCACTGTCGAAGGAATTAACGTTTGATGGTGATCTTGAATTCCATAATCTTCACTATGCTGCCAAAGATTTCGGAAACAGATACACTCACCTCCCTGCAGCCATTCTATACCCAAAATCAGTTTCCGATATTTCTTCACTAATAAACCACATATTCCAAATGGGCCCCACATCGGGCTTAACCGTGGCACCACGTGGTCATGGTCACTCACTTGTTGGTCAAGCCCAAGCCCATCAAGGTGTGATCATAAACATGGAATCGCTAGGGAAATCTCAACAAATGCATTTTCACATTGATTATAATAAAGACACAAAATCGTCGTTTGTTGATGTCTCGGCTGGTGCACTTTGGATAGATATCTTGCATGAAGGACTCAAAAAACACGGGTTTGCACCGAAATCATGGACGGATTATCTTcatttaacggttggtggtacgtTGTCTAATGCCGGAATTAGTGGACAAGCTTTTCGACATGGACCTCAAATCAATAATGTCCGGCAGCTTGAAGTTGTTACAG GGACAGGAGAAATAGTTACATGCACTAAAGAAATGAATTCTGACCTTTTCTATGGTGTTCTTGGAGGACTGGGACAGTTTGGCATCATCACTAGAGCTCATATTTTGCTTGAACCAGCACCAACAATG GTTAAATGGATTAGAGTTCTTTACTTGGATTTTACTACATTTACACAAGACCAAGAGCAACTAATATCATCGGGTTCATTCGATTATGTAGAAGGGTTTGTTTTGATAAACAGAACTGGTCTACTTAATAACTGGAgatcatcttttaaaaacaaagaTCCGGTTCAAGCTGATCGGTTTGTTTCTGAAGGGAAGACCATGTTCTGCCTGGAAATCGCAAAGTACTTTAAGCATGAAGATGCAGATACCATTGACCAG AAAGTTGAAAAACTATTGTCGAAATTGAATTACAATGAATCCACACTCTTCATATCAAAAGTATCATATGTGGAATTTTTGGATAGAGTGCATGTTTCTGAGTTGAAACTGCAGGAGAAGGGCCTATGGGATGTCCCTCATCCATGGTTAAATATTCTTGTTCCAAAAAGCAAAATCCACAAATTTGCTAGTGAAGTTTTCGGAAAAATCCTCACTGACACGAGTAACGGACCGATACTCATCTACCCAGTTGACAAGTCAAG GTGGAATACTAAAACATCAATGGTGACCCCGAACGAGGATGTGTTCTACCTTGTGGCATTTCTCTCATCAGCAATGCCATCTTCGAGAGGAACAGATGGACTAGATTACATTCTGAGCCAAAACAAAAGGATTCTAGAAGTATGTGAAACGGCTAACCTTGAAACGAAGCAGTATTTGCCCCATTACACTACTCAAGAAGAATGGAAAAAACATTTTGGGAGTAAATGGGAAGACTTTGTTAGGAGAAAACTCACATATGATCCTCTAGCTATACTAACTCCTGGACAGAGAATCTTCCAAAAATCAACTAGTTTAGCATAA
- the LOC122581454 gene encoding glycosyltransferase-like At2g41451, giving the protein MAGFYSSVKLGPSSSSLSQSPQLFTFRTIFLLSLIFSLAALAFVLQWHGEFGDPTSRWPCLNCLEIPSMDATTSFKATTHTSSKCLDTLGQSRSISFPYFRDLKFDSKFHLKTKICIVSTTSADLEQILPWIFYHKVIGVTSFFLFVEGEAATPGVCKVLESIPNVKLIHRTKKLEEEQANSRMWNEMWMSTYFYKPCNYELFVKQYLNMEMAIVMAMEAHMEWIIHLDTDELIHPAGTREYSLTQLLSDIPENIDMVVFPNYESSVERDNIQHPFTEVSLFKKNFDHLNEETYYSNYKESTHGNPGYFLTYANGKSAARVQQHLRPNGAHRWHNYIKTPNQVVFDEAAVLHYTYAKVSDLTSRRDRCGCKPTKEKVSKCFFLEFDKAAFIIASSASEEEMLNWYREHVVWKDEDLKKKLMKEGILTRIYAPMVIMQGLKETGVYSSLIESIHTNLYNATHQSSNEIISNSSRKFGEKEPRMTIRNVLQAVDTDLLAMPPLTSPVMNTIDHYI; this is encoded by the exons ATGGCGGGTTTTTATTCTTCTGTCAAACTCGgtccatcttcatcatcattatccCAATCTCCTCAGCTTTTCACTTTCAGAACCATATTTTTACTATCACTCATTTTCTCTCTAGCAGCATTGGCATTCGTCCTCCAATGGCATGGTGAATTTGGTGACCCAACATCCAGATGGCCTTGTTTAAACTGCCTTGAAATCCCAAGTATGGATGCTACCACTTCCTTTAAAGCCACTACCCACACTTCCTCCAAATGCTTGGATACTTTAGGACAGAGCCGGTCTATTTCTTTTCCTTACTTTAGGGATTTGAAATTTGATTCCAAATTCCATCTCAAAACAAAG ATATGCATAGTATCAACCACTTCAGCTGATTTAGAGCAAATATTGCCATGGATCTTCTATCATAAAGTTATCGGGGTTACAAGTTTCTTCTTGTTTGTGGAAGGAGAAGCTGCAACTCCAGGTGTATGTAAAGTTCTAGAGTCCATTCCC AATGTGAAACTAATACACAGGACCAAAAAACTTGAGGAAGAACAAGCCAATAG CCGAATGTGGAATGAGATGTGGATGTCAACTTACTTCTACAAGCCATGTAACTATGAGTTATTTGTAAAGCAATATCTTAATATGGAAATGGCTATTGTCATGGCAATG GAAGCTCATATGGAGTGGATTATTCATCTGGATACAGATGAGCTTATTCATCCAGCAGGCACTCGTGAATACTCTCTCACTCAACTTTTGTCAGACATTCCTGAAAATATTGACATGGTTGTATTTCCAAACTAT GAGAGCAGTGTTGAACGAGACAACATACAGCACCCTTTCACCGAG GTCTCGttgtttaaaaagaattttgacCACCTTAATGAGGAAACATACTATAGCAATTACAAAGAATCAACTCATGGCAATCCGGGCTACTTTTTGACATATGCAAATGGGAAGTCGGCTGCTCGTGTTCAACAACATTTGCGTCCTAATGGTGCACATAGATGGCACAACTATATTAAGACTCCAAA TCAGGTCGTGTTTGATGAGGCTGCTGTACTACATTACACCTATGCCAAGGTTTCAGATTTGACATCAAGGCGTGATCGATGTGGCTGCAAACctacaaaagaaaaagtatcGAAGTGCTTCTTTTTGGAATTTGACAAAGCT GCTTTTATAATTGCATCAAGTGCATCAGAGGAGGAGATGCTAAACTG GTACCGTGAACATGTTGTGTGGAAGGACGAAGATCTGAAAAAGAAACTAATGAAAGAAGGAATTTTAACTCGCATATATGCTCCTATG GTGATCATGCAAGGATTAAAGGAAACTGGTGTTTACAGTTCTTTGATTGAGTCCATccatacaaatctatataatgCCACACATCAGTCGTCAAACGAAATAATCAGTAATTCTTCTAGGAAATTTGGCGAGAAAGAACCCAGGATGACTATTAGGAATGTATTACAAGCGGTTGATACAGATTTATTGGCAATGCCACCACTCACGTCTCCGGTAATGAATACTATTGACCattatatttga
- the LOC122583023 gene encoding glycosyltransferase-like At2g41451 isoform X2, whose protein sequence is MPSHHKHSPSSSSLSQTYSHNVFTTRILFLLTLLLLSLAAFAFVLQWRGEIGDPTIRWSALNRFEFHGMDADHTSTSSKVTIRTSASCVDILGQSRSPSFPYFRDWKFDYEKDLKPKICITTSTSAGLEQILPWIYYHKVIGVTNFLLFVEGKAATPGVFKVLESIPRVKLIHRTQELEEQQAKSRIWNETWLSSFFYKPCNYELFVKQSLNMEMAIVMAKESHMEWIIHLDTDELIHPAGTREYSLTQLLLDVPENVDMVVFPNYESSVERDDIQEPFSEVSLFKKNFDHLTKETYFGNYKESTRGNPNYFLTYGNGKSAARVQNHLRPNGAHRWHNYRKTPNEIKFEEAAVLHYTYTKFSDLTSRRDRCGCKPTKEEVKRCFMLEFDRAAFIIASTATEDEMLNWYREHVVWMDNDLKKKLMKKGILTRIYAPMVIIQGLREAGVFGSLIESAQTTLSKATLLSSNEIISTSLNTIDATEGISSRKVGRKEPHMAVRNVLQAAATDTTYLLAVPPLPSPVNQG, encoded by the exons ATGCCAAGTCACCA CAAACATAgtccatcttcatcatcattatcacaAACTTATTCTCACAATGTTTTCACTACAAGAATCTTATTTTTACTCACATTGCTTCTGCTTTCATTAGCAGCATTCGCCTTTGTTCTCCAATGGCGTGGTGAGATCGGCGACCCCACAATCCGATGGTCTGCTTTGAATCGGTTTGAGTTTCATGGTATGGATGCCGATCATACTTCCACTTCGTCGAAAGTCACTATTAGGACCTCGGCTAGTTGTGTTGATATCTTGGGGCAAAGCCGGTCACCTTCGTTTCCTTACTTTAGAGATTGGAAATTTGATTATGAAAAGGATCTAAAACCGAAG ATATGCATTACTACAAGCACTTCAGCAGGCTTAGAGCAAATTTTACCGTGGATTTATTATCATAAAGTTATTGGTGTTACAAACTTCCTCTTGTTTGTGGAAGGAAAAGCTGCGACGCCAGGTGTATTTAAAGTTCTAGAGTCCATTCCT AGGGTAAAATTGATTCATAGGACACAAGAACTTGAGGAACAGCAAGCCAAAAG CCGAATATGGAATGAGACATGGTTGTCAAGCTTCTTTTACAAGCCATGCAACTATGAACTATTTGTCAAGCAATCACTTAATATGGAAATGGCTATAGTCATGGCAAAG GAATCTCATATGGAGTGGATTATTCATCTAGATACAGATGAGTTAATTCACCCGGCAGGCACTCGTGAGTACTCTCTCACACAACTTCTATTAGATGTGCCCGAAAATGTGGATATGGTTGTATTTCCAAACTAT GAGAGCAGTGTTGAACGAGATGACATACAAGAACCTTTTAGCGAG GTCTCATTATTCAAAAAGAACTTTGACCACCTTACAAAGGAGACGTACTTCGGAAATTACAAAGAATCAACTCGTGGCAatccaaattattttttgaCATATGGAAATGGGAAGTCAGCTGCCCGTGTCCAAAATCATCTGCGTCCTAATGGTGCACATAGATGGCATAACTACAGGAAAACACCTAa TGAGATCAAGTTTGAAGAAGCTGCAGTTTTGCATTATACCTACACCAAGTTTTCAGATTTGACATCAAGGCGTGATCGATGTGGCTGTAAGCCTACTAAAGAAGAGGTTAAGAGATGCTTCATGTTAGAATTTGACAGAGCA GCTTTTATAATTGCCTCGACTGCAACAGAGGATGAAATGCTAAATTG GTACCGCGAACATGTTGTATGGATGGACAATGATCTAAAAAAGAAACTCATGAAAAAGGGAATTTTAACTCGTATTTATGCTCCTATG GTGATTATACAAGGATTAAGGGAAGCGGGTGTTTTTGGTTCATTAATCGAGTCTGCACAAACAACTTTATCAAAGGCCACATTGTTATCATCTAATGAGATTATCAGTACTTCATTAAACACCATTGATGCAACAGAAGGTATTTCctccagaaaagttggcaggaAAGAACCTCACATGGCTGTTAGAAATGTTTTGCAAGCAGCAGCCACAGATACAACATATTTATTAGCAGTGCCACCACTCCCGTCTCCGGTTAACCAAGGGTGA
- the LOC122583023 gene encoding glycosyltransferase-like At2g41451 isoform X1: MAGVYNNYSSIKHSPSSSSLSQTYSHNVFTTRILFLLTLLLLSLAAFAFVLQWRGEIGDPTIRWSALNRFEFHGMDADHTSTSSKVTIRTSASCVDILGQSRSPSFPYFRDWKFDYEKDLKPKICITTSTSAGLEQILPWIYYHKVIGVTNFLLFVEGKAATPGVFKVLESIPRVKLIHRTQELEEQQAKSRIWNETWLSSFFYKPCNYELFVKQSLNMEMAIVMAKESHMEWIIHLDTDELIHPAGTREYSLTQLLLDVPENVDMVVFPNYESSVERDDIQEPFSEVSLFKKNFDHLTKETYFGNYKESTRGNPNYFLTYGNGKSAARVQNHLRPNGAHRWHNYRKTPNEIKFEEAAVLHYTYTKFSDLTSRRDRCGCKPTKEEVKRCFMLEFDRAAFIIASTATEDEMLNWYREHVVWMDNDLKKKLMKKGILTRIYAPMVIIQGLREAGVFGSLIESAQTTLSKATLLSSNEIISTSLNTIDATEGISSRKVGRKEPHMAVRNVLQAAATDTTYLLAVPPLPSPVNQG; the protein is encoded by the exons atggccGGTGTGTATAATAATTATTCGTCGATCAAACATAgtccatcttcatcatcattatcacaAACTTATTCTCACAATGTTTTCACTACAAGAATCTTATTTTTACTCACATTGCTTCTGCTTTCATTAGCAGCATTCGCCTTTGTTCTCCAATGGCGTGGTGAGATCGGCGACCCCACAATCCGATGGTCTGCTTTGAATCGGTTTGAGTTTCATGGTATGGATGCCGATCATACTTCCACTTCGTCGAAAGTCACTATTAGGACCTCGGCTAGTTGTGTTGATATCTTGGGGCAAAGCCGGTCACCTTCGTTTCCTTACTTTAGAGATTGGAAATTTGATTATGAAAAGGATCTAAAACCGAAG ATATGCATTACTACAAGCACTTCAGCAGGCTTAGAGCAAATTTTACCGTGGATTTATTATCATAAAGTTATTGGTGTTACAAACTTCCTCTTGTTTGTGGAAGGAAAAGCTGCGACGCCAGGTGTATTTAAAGTTCTAGAGTCCATTCCT AGGGTAAAATTGATTCATAGGACACAAGAACTTGAGGAACAGCAAGCCAAAAG CCGAATATGGAATGAGACATGGTTGTCAAGCTTCTTTTACAAGCCATGCAACTATGAACTATTTGTCAAGCAATCACTTAATATGGAAATGGCTATAGTCATGGCAAAG GAATCTCATATGGAGTGGATTATTCATCTAGATACAGATGAGTTAATTCACCCGGCAGGCACTCGTGAGTACTCTCTCACACAACTTCTATTAGATGTGCCCGAAAATGTGGATATGGTTGTATTTCCAAACTAT GAGAGCAGTGTTGAACGAGATGACATACAAGAACCTTTTAGCGAG GTCTCATTATTCAAAAAGAACTTTGACCACCTTACAAAGGAGACGTACTTCGGAAATTACAAAGAATCAACTCGTGGCAatccaaattattttttgaCATATGGAAATGGGAAGTCAGCTGCCCGTGTCCAAAATCATCTGCGTCCTAATGGTGCACATAGATGGCATAACTACAGGAAAACACCTAa TGAGATCAAGTTTGAAGAAGCTGCAGTTTTGCATTATACCTACACCAAGTTTTCAGATTTGACATCAAGGCGTGATCGATGTGGCTGTAAGCCTACTAAAGAAGAGGTTAAGAGATGCTTCATGTTAGAATTTGACAGAGCA GCTTTTATAATTGCCTCGACTGCAACAGAGGATGAAATGCTAAATTG GTACCGCGAACATGTTGTATGGATGGACAATGATCTAAAAAAGAAACTCATGAAAAAGGGAATTTTAACTCGTATTTATGCTCCTATG GTGATTATACAAGGATTAAGGGAAGCGGGTGTTTTTGGTTCATTAATCGAGTCTGCACAAACAACTTTATCAAAGGCCACATTGTTATCATCTAATGAGATTATCAGTACTTCATTAAACACCATTGATGCAACAGAAGGTATTTCctccagaaaagttggcaggaAAGAACCTCACATGGCTGTTAGAAATGTTTTGCAAGCAGCAGCCACAGATACAACATATTTATTAGCAGTGCCACCACTCCCGTCTCCGGTTAACCAAGGGTGA